A single genomic interval of Streptomyces sp. BA2 harbors:
- a CDS encoding anti-sigma factor antagonist: MTLQVAVDEQDGWAVLRVSGEMDLVTSPVVRQRVHDAVADGRRSLVLDLSDVLFCDSSGVGVLIATRRLFRSCQGRLRLILPAQGAEDGSHVNRVLAALGVRRLFEVFPDVTAAVDDEAVPLSA; encoded by the coding sequence GTGACGCTGCAGGTGGCCGTGGACGAGCAGGACGGCTGGGCCGTGCTGCGGGTGTCCGGCGAGATGGACCTGGTGACCTCGCCTGTCGTGCGCCAGCGCGTGCACGACGCCGTGGCCGACGGCCGGCGCAGCCTTGTCCTCGACCTCTCCGACGTGCTGTTCTGCGATTCCAGCGGCGTCGGCGTACTGATCGCCACGCGCCGCCTCTTCCGCTCCTGCCAGGGCCGCCTGCGCCTGATACTGCCCGCGCAGGGCGCCGAGGACGGCTCCCACGTGAACCGCGTCCTCGCGGCCCTCGGCGTACGCCGGCTCTTCGAGGTCTTCCCGGACGTGACGGCGGCGGTGGACGACGAGGCGGTGCCGCTCTCCGCGTGA
- a CDS encoding sigma-70 family RNA polymerase sigma factor has protein sequence MAKDAPRRWDRRMQQRLAHGEAAALGELYDRFASLVHGLAHRVLGDEEAADRITREVFAHVWENPDAYDPKQGPLRSWVATLTHQRAVRRLRQTESAALARGGEGTTEDLERKVRRASAAARADYIVTAMPAPLRAALELAYFQRRDYRQTAADLGVTEDEARRRLRLGLQLLSTANDAAGPAEPHPSPDARPGYGRAL, from the coding sequence ATGGCGAAGGACGCGCCGCGCCGCTGGGACCGCCGCATGCAGCAGCGACTGGCGCACGGGGAGGCGGCCGCGCTCGGCGAGCTGTACGACCGCTTCGCCTCGCTCGTGCACGGCCTCGCCCACCGGGTGCTCGGCGACGAGGAAGCCGCCGACCGGATCACCCGCGAGGTCTTCGCCCACGTCTGGGAGAACCCCGACGCGTACGACCCCAAGCAGGGCCCCCTGCGCTCCTGGGTCGCCACGCTCACCCACCAGCGGGCCGTCCGGCGCCTTCGCCAGACCGAGTCCGCCGCCCTGGCCCGCGGCGGCGAGGGCACCACGGAGGACCTGGAGCGCAAGGTCCGCCGTGCGTCGGCCGCCGCCCGCGCGGACTACATCGTCACGGCCATGCCCGCCCCGCTGCGCGCCGCCCTGGAGCTCGCGTACTTCCAGCGGCGCGACTACCGCCAGACGGCGGCCGACCTCGGCGTGACGGAGGACGAGGCGCGGCGCCGTCTCCGCCTCGGCCTGCAGCTGCTCTCCACCGCGAACGACGCGGCGGGACCGGCGGAGCCGCACCCTTCCCCGGACGCACGTCCCGGTTACGGGAGAGCGCTGTGA
- a CDS encoding SCO4402 family protein, with translation MTVQGSENSSRRGRRSSTMGGMPTNDMPWWRWRSNVRSALHMLSDPGFQRECWLAGREEYGDVTDAVYRLVEDTWLDNWSAEKYVGTIFRDAEEAALVDAAVLRVLRIMHEVGPDALVSAYLDHPGWPEAVRAAREAHVRLSVSDGEEPDVPPRTLDVLRIMTRSAG, from the coding sequence ATGACCGTGCAAGGTTCGGAGAACTCTTCCCGTCGTGGCCGTCGCTCAAGCACCATGGGCGGCATGCCAACGAACGACATGCCGTGGTGGCGCTGGCGCAGCAACGTGCGCTCGGCGCTGCACATGCTCTCCGACCCGGGGTTCCAGCGTGAGTGCTGGCTCGCCGGGCGCGAGGAGTACGGGGACGTGACCGACGCCGTGTACCGGCTCGTCGAGGACACGTGGCTCGACAACTGGTCCGCCGAGAAGTACGTCGGGACGATCTTCCGTGACGCGGAGGAGGCGGCCCTGGTCGACGCGGCGGTGCTGCGGGTGCTGCGGATCATGCACGAGGTCGGGCCCGACGCGTTGGTCTCCGCCTATCTGGACCACCCGGGGTGGCCGGAGGCGGTCCGTGCGGCGCGGGAGGCACATGTGCGGCTCTCCGTCAGTGACGGGGAGGAACCGGACGTACCGCCGCGGACGCTTGACGTGCTGCGGATCATGACCCGGTCGGCGGGCTAG
- a CDS encoding zf-HC2 domain-containing protein — translation MNGPGRQEPFEKEPDRPENGDGAGDRDGQGDGAARRPPRIPLPRSSIEDTGNPLPDPPLALDHRVLKSLLGAWALAACSVEEAMAVEEHLGHCGPCAEEALRLRDAVGLLHQEESLDLDPGLRNRVIESCLGRRPPRIPVPEWAVPYDAETARLDALLRDIGDSEWHAPVRLRWFEEDNPVSRKTTVAGVIAHLLAVDGLVALALGLDDPLGREAQPQSDPSHRTEAYWRASYFPPTRAVRGPWREQTHELIRTVSFTAGGTHGSGSGSGGLTVPYSAPDETGRRVELPLRDSMLDRAFECWIHAGDIADAVDYPYEPPSPRHLHRMIDLAARLLPGTLADRRRAGLAAPAHGLVAAGAPGRSLRLEVEGMGGGEWFIPLDSPGASASADREVAHVALDGVEFCRLAAGHVSPEEAAAGQVGDREAIRDVLFAAASLSRM, via the coding sequence GTGAACGGGCCCGGCCGGCAGGAACCGTTCGAGAAAGAACCGGACCGTCCCGAGAACGGCGACGGCGCGGGAGACCGGGACGGGCAGGGAGACGGGGCCGCCCGTCGGCCGCCTCGCATACCGCTGCCCCGCAGCTCCATAGAGGACACCGGAAACCCCTTGCCCGACCCTCCGCTCGCCCTCGACCACCGCGTCCTGAAGTCCCTGCTCGGGGCGTGGGCGCTCGCCGCCTGCTCGGTCGAGGAAGCCATGGCCGTCGAGGAGCACCTGGGCCACTGCGGCCCCTGCGCGGAAGAGGCGCTGCGGCTGCGCGACGCGGTGGGCCTGCTGCATCAGGAGGAGAGCCTGGACCTCGACCCGGGCCTGCGCAACCGCGTCATCGAGAGCTGCCTCGGGCGGCGCCCGCCCCGTATCCCGGTGCCCGAGTGGGCCGTTCCGTACGACGCCGAGACCGCGCGGCTCGACGCGCTCCTGCGGGACATCGGCGACTCGGAGTGGCACGCTCCGGTGCGTCTCCGATGGTTCGAGGAGGACAATCCGGTCAGCCGCAAGACGACGGTGGCCGGGGTCATCGCGCACCTCCTCGCCGTCGACGGCCTGGTCGCGCTCGCCCTCGGCCTCGACGACCCGCTCGGCAGGGAGGCGCAGCCGCAGTCCGACCCGAGCCACCGCACCGAGGCGTACTGGCGCGCTTCGTACTTCCCACCCACGCGCGCGGTGCGCGGCCCCTGGCGCGAGCAGACCCACGAGCTGATCCGCACGGTGTCCTTCACGGCGGGCGGCACGCACGGCTCCGGCTCGGGCTCCGGCGGCCTCACCGTTCCCTACAGCGCCCCGGACGAGACGGGCCGCCGCGTCGAGCTGCCGCTGCGGGACTCGATGCTCGACCGCGCCTTCGAGTGCTGGATCCACGCGGGCGACATCGCGGACGCGGTGGACTATCCCTACGAACCGCCGTCCCCGCGCCATCTGCACCGCATGATCGACCTCGCGGCCCGGCTGCTCCCGGGCACGCTCGCCGACCGCCGCCGCGCGGGGCTCGCCGCCCCGGCGCACGGCCTGGTGGCCGCGGGCGCCCCGGGCCGGAGCCTGCGCCTGGAGGTCGAGGGCATGGGCGGCGGCGAGTGGTTCATCCCGCTCGACTCCCCCGGCGCCAGCGCGTCGGCGGACCGTGAGGTGGCGCATGTCGCACTCGACGGCGTCGAGTTCTGCCGCCTGGCCGCGGGCCACGTGTCTCCGGAGGAGGCGGCAGCGGGGCAGGTCGGCGACCGCGAGGCGATCAGGGACGTGCTGTTCGCGGCGGCGTCACTGAGCCGGATGTGA
- the purU gene encoding formyltetrahydrofolate deformylase, with protein sequence MNEKVPAPAEQYVLTLSCPDKQGIVHAVSSYLFMTGCNIEDSQQFGDHDTGLFFMRVHFSAEPPVTVEKLRASFAAIGDSFHMDWQLHRADDKMRVVLLVSKFGHCLNDLLFRSRIGALPVEIAAVVSNHTDFAELVASYDIPFHHIPVTKDNKAQAEAQFLELVRAENVELVVLARYMQVLSDDLCKQLSGRIINIHHSFLPSFKGAKPYHQAHARGVKLIGATAHYVTADLDEGPIIEQEVERVGHDVTPNQLVAIGRDVECQALARAVKWHAERRILLNGRRTVVFA encoded by the coding sequence ATGAACGAGAAGGTCCCCGCCCCCGCTGAGCAGTACGTCCTCACCCTCTCCTGCCCGGACAAGCAGGGCATCGTGCACGCCGTGTCGAGTTATCTCTTCATGACCGGCTGCAACATCGAGGACAGCCAGCAGTTCGGCGACCACGACACCGGTCTCTTCTTCATGCGCGTCCACTTCTCCGCGGAGCCGCCGGTGACGGTGGAGAAGCTGCGGGCGAGCTTCGCGGCGATCGGTGACTCCTTCCACATGGACTGGCAGCTGCACCGCGCCGACGACAAGATGCGCGTCGTCCTTCTCGTGTCGAAGTTCGGGCACTGCCTGAACGACCTGCTGTTCCGCTCGCGGATCGGCGCGCTGCCGGTCGAGATCGCGGCGGTCGTCTCCAACCACACGGACTTCGCCGAGCTGGTCGCCTCGTACGACATCCCCTTCCACCACATCCCGGTGACGAAGGACAACAAGGCGCAGGCCGAGGCGCAGTTCCTGGAGCTGGTGCGCGCGGAGAACGTGGAGCTCGTCGTCCTCGCCCGCTATATGCAGGTGCTGTCGGACGATCTCTGCAAGCAGCTCAGCGGCCGCATCATCAACATCCACCACTCCTTCCTGCCGAGCTTCAAGGGCGCGAAGCCGTACCACCAGGCGCACGCGCGCGGTGTGAAGCTGATCGGTGCCACCGCGCACTATGTGACGGCGGACCTCGACGAGGGGCCGATCATCGAGCAGGAGGTCGAGCGGGTCGGCCACGACGTCACGCCGAACCAGCTGGTCGCGATCGGCCGGGACGTCGAATGCCAGGCGCTGGCCCGTGCCGTGAAGTGGCATGCCGAGCGCAGGATCCTGCTGAACGGGCGCCGGACGGTCGTCTTCGCCTGA